The following are from one region of the Passer domesticus isolate bPasDom1 chromosome 13, bPasDom1.hap1, whole genome shotgun sequence genome:
- the FNIP1 gene encoding folliculin-interacting protein 1 isoform X3, with translation MLPSWPLPEFDPSQIRLIVYQDCERRGRNVLFDSSAKRKIEDVSVSKLCSDAQVRVFGKCCQLKPGGDSSSSLDSSINSSSSFSDPKEQCPKYQGSRCSSDANMLGEMMFGSVAMSYKGSTLKIHQIRSPPQLMLSKVFTARTGSSIYGSLNTLQDSLEFINQDSNTLKPDHSTIMNGLLGNIGLSQLCSPRRAFSEQGPLRLIRSASFFAVHSNPMDMPGREQNEDRDSGIARSASLSSLLITPFPSPGSSFNKSCASSYQRRWRRSQTTSLENGVFPRWSMDESFNLSDDSSGPNPGIVRKKKIAIGVIFSLSRDEDENNKFNEFFFSHFPLFESHMNKLKSAIEQAMKMSRRSADASQRSLAYNRIVDALNEFRTTICNLYTMPRIGEPVWLTMMSGTPEKNQLCHRFMKEFTFLMENASKNQFLPALLTAVLTNHLAWVPTVMPNGQPPIRIFLEKHSSQSVDMLAKTHPYNPLWAQLGDLYGAIGSPVRLAKTVVVGKRHDLVQRLLYFLTYFIRCSELQETHLLENGEDEAIVMPGTVITTTLEKGEVEESEYVLVTMHKNRGNLLPTESEEMRAPNCSCKYCKCPISLAQNIEGVAQQEREDMQSTPKVELESSSDENRTIVPEDGQEDAVDVTQPRPCLDTKLETVVCTGSASPEKCVGAESCLEAAGSAWSSEDVLEAGSQAGGGARSPGIAVEKKPPDKLFMDTFPCSTAEAQTKVTFLIGDSMSPDSDIELRSQAVVEQIARHHSPPAAEAGVSADQNCEAKQTVEDQNRDCGTAEPFPQVASEHQSWNSNPYSAESMSLFDEYFTDDSSVETQTTDDIPGQAAANLLAHNSSLEFSKKLCTKACKPPSEFCKFMDSVRQETYKNCFNEQDQREKISIRVPHGDRENVEKKVAPGIDWDIPRNESSDSALGDSESEDTGHDLTRLGSNYYGGEQEDWAEEYEIPFPGSKLVEVNSVQPSIANFGRSLLGGYCSSYVPDFVLQGIGSDEKLRHCLVSDLSHAVQHPVLDEPIAEAVCIIADTDKWTVQVASSQRRMIENKLGKEVLVSSLVSNLLHSTLQLYKHNLSPNFCVMHLEDRLQELYFKSKMLSEYLKGQMRVHVKELGVVLGIESSDLPLLAAVASTHSPYVAQILL, from the exons AAACTCTGCAGTGATGCTCAAGTGAGAGTTTTTGGGAAATGTTGCCAACTAAAGCCTGGAGGAGACAGCTCTTCTTCCTTGGATAGTTCAATCAATTCATCCTCCTCATTCTCAGATCCAAAAGAGCAATGCCCAAAATACCAG GGTTCTCGGTGCTCCTCAGATGCCAACATGCTTGGAGAGATGATGTTTGGCTCTGTGGCCATGAGCTACAAGGGCTCCACATTGAAAATTCATCAGATCCG ctcccctccccagctcatGCTCAGCAAGGTGTTCACAGCTCGCACGGGAAGCAGCATCTACGGCAGCCTGAACAC GTTGCAGGACAGTCTTGAGTTCATTAATCAAGACAGCAATACATTAAAGCCTGACCACAGTACAATTATGAATGGACTTCTTGGGAATATAG GTCTTTCCCAGCTTTGCAGCCCCAGGCGGGCATTCTCAGAGCAAGGTCCGCTCCGCCTCATCCGGAGCGCCTCTTTCTTTGCAG TTCACAGCAACCCTATGGATATGCCTGGGAGGGAGCAGAATGAGGACAGAGACAGCGGCATAGCAAGATCTG CATCTCTCAGCAGTCTGCTCATCACTCCGTTCCCATCCCCGGGCTCCTCGTTCAAcaagagctgtgccagcagctacCAGCGGCGCTGGCGCCGCAGCCAGACCACCAGCCTGGAGAACGGCGTCTTCCCTCGATG GTCCATGGATGAAAGCTTCAACTTGTCAGATGACAGCTCTGGTCCAAACCCAGGAATtgttaggaagaaaaaaatagcaattgGGGTTATTTTTTCACTCTCAAGAGATGAAGACGAAAACAACAAATTTAACGAGTTCTTTTTTTCACACTTCCCTCTTTTTGAGAGTCACATGAACAAACTGAAGAGTGCAATAGAACAG GCCATGAAAATGAGTCGGAGATCAGCTGATGCCAGCCAGCGGAGTTTGGCATATAACAGAATTGTGGATGCCCTAAATGAGTTCAG aACAACTATTTGCAATCTCTACACGATGCCACGGATTGGGGAGCCTGTCTGGCTCACCATGATGTCAGGGACACCAGAGAAGAACCAGCTGTGCCACCGCTTCATGAAGGAGTTCACTTTCTTGATGGAAAATGCTTCTAAAAATCA GTTTTTACCAGCTTTGCTGACTGCAGTGCTGACTAACCACCTGGCCTGGGTCCCCACTGTCATGCCCAATGGCCAGCCACCAATAAGAATCTTCCTGGAGAAGCATTCTTCCCAGAGTGTGGACATGCTGGCCAAAACTCATCCCTACAACCCACTGTGGGCTCAGCTCG GTGACCTGTATGGGGCCATCGGATCACCTGTGAGATTAGCAAAAACAGTCGTGGTTGGCAAAAGACATGATCTGGTCCAGAGGTTGCTTTATTTCCTCACTTACTTCATCAGATGCTCTGAACTTCAAGAGACACACCTTCTGGAAAATGGAGAAGATGAGGCCATTGTCATGCCTGGCACTGTTATCACTACCACGCTGGAGAAAGGAGAAGTGGAAGAGTCTGAGTATGTGCTTGTCACGATGCACAAGAACAGGGGCAACTTGCTCCCCACCGAGTCTGAAGAGATGAGAGCTCCCAACTGCAGCTGTAAATACTGCAAATGTCCCATTTCCCTCGCACAGAACATAGAAGGTGTTGCACAGCAAGAGAGAGAAGACATGCAAAGCACTCCTAAGGTAGAGCTGGAATCTTCTTCAGATGAGAACAGAACCATCGTTCCTGAGGATGGCCAGGAAGATGCCGTGGATGTGACACAACCAAGGCCCTGCCTGGATACCAAACTGGAGACTGTGGTGTGCACAGGGTCGGCTTCACCCGAGAAATGTGTGGGGGCAGAATCTTGTTTGGAGGCAGCAGGCAGCGCGTGGAGCAGTGAGGACGTGCTGGAGGCGGGCAGCCAGGCGGGAGGCGGCGCGAGGAGCCCCGGCATCGCCGTGGAGAAGAAGCCGCCCGACAAGCTCTTCATGGACACCTTTCCATGCAGCACTGCCGAGGCTCAGACAAAGGTGACTTTCCTCATCGGAGACTCCATGTCACCTGACTCAGACATCGAGCTGAGAAGTCAGGCAGTAGTGGAACAAATTGCCAGGCATCACAGCCCGCCAGCAGCGGAGGCAGGAGTGTCTGCTGATCAGAACTGTGAAGCTAAACAAACTGTTGAGGACCAAAATAGAGACTGTGGGACAGCTGAACCCTTTCCTCAAGTTGCTAGTGAGCATCAGAGCTGGAACTCAAACCCATACAGTGCTGAGAGCATGAGTCTGTTTGATGAATATTTCACTGATGACAGTTCAGTTGAAACCCAGACTACTGACGATATTCCAGGGCAAGCAGCTGCGAACCTTCTTGCTCACAACAGTAGTTTAGAATTTTCTAAAAAGCTGTGTACAAAGGCTTGCAAGCCACCTAGTGAATTTTGTAAATTTATGGACTCTGTTCGACAAGAGACCTACAAAAACTGCTTTAATGAGCAGGACCAAAGAGAGAAAATCTCTATTCGCGTcccccatggggacagggaaaatGTAGAGAAAAAAGTGGCCCCGGGAATTGATTGGGACATTCCAAGAAATGAGAGTTCAGACAGTGCCCTGGGTGACAGCGAGAGTGAGGATACAGGCCATGATCTAACTAGACTGGGCAGTAACTATTATGGAGGAGAGCAAGAAGACTGGGCAGAGGAATATGAGATTCCCTTCCCTGG GTCAAAATTAGTTGAAGTCAACTCTGTCCAGCCCAGTATTGCCAATTTTGGAAGATCCTTACTAGGAGGTTACTGTTCCTCTTACGTCCCTGACTTTGTTTTGCAAGGAATAGGAAGTGATGAAAAGCTGAGGCACTGTTTGGTGTCAGATTTGTCTCATGCTGTGCAG CACCCTGTTCTGGATGAGCCCATTGCAGAAGCTGTCTGCATTATTGCAGACACGGACAAATGGACGGTGCAAGTGGCCAGTAGCCAGAGGAGAATGATTGAGAATAAACTGGGAAAAGAAGTGTTAGTCTCCAGTCTCGTCTCCAACCTGCTTCATTCCACTCTTCAGCTTTACAAGCATAATTTATCTCCAAACTTT TGTGTGATGCACCTGGAAGATCGGCTGCAGGAGCTCTACTTCAAAAGCAAGATGCTGTCCGAGTATCTCAAGGGCCAGATGAGAGTCCATGTCAAGGAGCTGGGCGTGGTGCTGGG GATTGAATCCAGCGACCTCCCCTTGCTGGCAGCTGTAGCGAGCACTCACTCTCCGTACGTTGCCCAGATCCTACTTTAA